A stretch of Geomonas oryzisoli DNA encodes these proteins:
- a CDS encoding outer membrane lipoprotein-sorting protein: MTRKGFKSLLLLLAAALLLPLCAAPALAALDARALLKESESRHRTKTQQYSGDLTVVNKEGKVRKKGWNSYRQGYAGDSKNLIRFTDPPEVKGVGFLSLPRPGSDNPDQWLYLPSMKRERRIAPQDRDASFVGTDFNYEDMEEFDHEKYKVALQGEETLDGQPCWVITAIPLEKGGKSIYQKRILYLRKDILYLVREDLIRKGDKEPAKRLILSDIKNVEGHYVAARMEMTDLKKGSHTTVTLKQISFNRPQPASRFTLQNLTREGGD; encoded by the coding sequence ATGACCCGCAAAGGTTTCAAATCGCTTCTTTTGTTGCTCGCAGCCGCCCTTCTCCTGCCGCTTTGCGCCGCCCCGGCCCTCGCCGCGCTGGATGCCCGCGCGCTCCTGAAGGAATCCGAGAGCCGGCACCGCACCAAGACCCAGCAGTACTCAGGCGACCTCACCGTGGTCAACAAGGAGGGGAAGGTCCGCAAGAAGGGGTGGAACAGCTATCGCCAGGGGTACGCGGGCGACTCGAAGAACCTGATCCGCTTCACCGATCCTCCCGAGGTGAAGGGGGTCGGCTTTCTCTCCCTGCCGCGGCCGGGCTCGGACAACCCGGACCAGTGGCTCTACCTCCCCTCCATGAAACGGGAGCGGCGCATCGCTCCGCAGGACCGCGACGCCTCCTTCGTGGGCACCGACTTCAACTACGAGGACATGGAGGAGTTCGACCACGAGAAGTACAAGGTCGCACTGCAGGGCGAGGAAACGCTGGACGGCCAGCCCTGCTGGGTCATCACCGCCATCCCGCTGGAGAAAGGGGGCAAGTCCATCTACCAGAAGCGGATCCTCTACCTGAGAAAGGACATCCTCTACCTGGTGCGCGAGGACCTGATCAGGAAGGGTGACAAGGAGCCGGCCAAGCGCCTGATCCTCTCGGACATCAAGAACGTCGAGGGGCACTACGTCGCCGCGCGCATGGAGATGACCGACCTGAAGAAGGGAAGCCACACCACGGTGACCTTGAAGCAGATCTCCTTCAACCGTCCCCAGCCCGCCAGCCGCTTCACGTTGCAGAACCTGACCCGCGAGGGGGGCGATTGA
- a CDS encoding ABC transporter permease gives MRFLLRHLSLSYARRHLAKTILTLLGVVVGVTTFSSIKTAQDALVVGIGSTVDRVAGKAQLQVTMEGGVPEALQERLRNMPGIRATSPVIEQIVVPEKGELGSLMVIGVDLLGDREMRDYGFEGDDADLDDPLLFLAQPDSALFTREFAKRAGLTTGTSLAVKVPSGVRKVTARGLMSPKGFAQAFGGNLMVVDVYAAQELFGRGRRFDRIDVRLQDGVTVAQGTEMLQKALGPAYRVETPARRGEQMERLVANFTAGFNVSSAFALSIGIFLIFNAFNVSVNRRRRDIGTLRALGATPRQVQVLFLAEALIIGLLGGALGCLAGTAFSQALLVSMGQSTEMVYGISGSGVVHLTPAIVLQSMLLGLVASLVGAWGPALSASRISPTEAFAKGSFQAKVQRRVASRIAAGAALVAGAVGLALSNVVKGNGLVLSVLLLGGIGLVLLIGPLSRAVLVALGPLLTRLFPSAGPLSSDSLLGNPRRSAGTIMAMALSLTFVLGLGGYMGSTRLTIVRWMDDILTCDLFVRASANFSRPDFLYPGAVKGEILALPGVRTVESYRAIRPQFHGRQILVGSVEMDTLMQRVRYDFAQGNRDAMREGLINKEMCAVTENFHDRFGLSVGDKVPLNTPGGMVEFPIAAVIRDYSSDQGAVFLDRKVFLRHWQDDRVDIYDVSVTPGTDPGRVRDAIRAKLSGRYPALISTQREFKDEIGKAIDAFYAVMRITVLLALGVAFLGIVTSLLISVAERTREIGILKALGALPGQIARSVVLEALVLALVGLMLALPAGNLFASFMEGPVAKAFTGWAMPHHYPWEVLGQLLVALPVVSFLAAGIPARQAAGVKVTEAIEYE, from the coding sequence ATGAGGTTCCTGCTGCGGCACCTCTCCCTCTCCTACGCCCGGCGCCACCTGGCCAAGACCATCCTCACCCTCTTGGGGGTGGTGGTCGGCGTCACCACCTTCAGCTCCATCAAAACGGCGCAGGACGCACTGGTAGTCGGCATCGGCTCGACGGTGGACCGCGTCGCCGGCAAGGCGCAGCTCCAGGTGACCATGGAGGGGGGCGTCCCGGAAGCGCTGCAGGAGCGGCTCAGGAACATGCCCGGCATCAGGGCTACCTCCCCGGTCATCGAGCAGATCGTGGTCCCGGAAAAGGGGGAACTGGGGAGCCTGATGGTGATCGGCGTCGATCTGCTGGGGGACCGGGAGATGCGCGACTACGGCTTCGAAGGTGACGACGCCGACCTCGACGACCCGCTGCTCTTCCTGGCCCAGCCCGACTCCGCCCTCTTCACCCGCGAGTTCGCCAAGCGCGCCGGGCTTACTACCGGCACCTCGCTTGCCGTCAAGGTCCCCAGCGGCGTCAGAAAGGTGACCGCGCGCGGCCTGATGAGCCCCAAGGGCTTCGCCCAGGCCTTCGGCGGCAACCTGATGGTGGTGGACGTCTATGCCGCGCAGGAACTCTTCGGCCGCGGGCGGCGCTTCGACCGCATCGACGTGCGGCTTCAGGACGGCGTCACGGTCGCCCAGGGGACCGAGATGCTGCAAAAGGCGCTCGGCCCGGCCTACCGCGTGGAGACCCCAGCCAGGCGCGGCGAACAGATGGAGCGGCTGGTGGCCAACTTCACCGCCGGGTTCAACGTCTCCAGCGCCTTCGCCCTCTCCATCGGCATCTTCCTCATCTTCAACGCCTTCAACGTGTCGGTGAACCGTCGTCGCCGCGACATCGGCACGCTGCGCGCCCTCGGCGCCACGCCGCGCCAGGTGCAGGTCCTGTTCCTGGCCGAAGCCCTCATCATCGGCCTCCTCGGCGGCGCGCTCGGCTGCCTGGCCGGCACCGCCTTCTCGCAGGCGCTCCTGGTGAGCATGGGGCAGAGCACCGAGATGGTGTACGGCATCTCCGGCTCGGGCGTCGTGCACCTCACCCCGGCCATCGTGCTGCAGTCCATGCTGCTCGGCTTGGTCGCCTCGCTGGTGGGGGCCTGGGGACCGGCCCTCTCCGCCTCGCGCATCTCCCCTACCGAGGCCTTCGCCAAAGGATCCTTCCAGGCCAAGGTGCAGCGTCGGGTGGCGTCGCGCATCGCCGCCGGGGCCGCCCTGGTGGCCGGCGCAGTGGGGCTCGCGCTCAGCAACGTGGTCAAGGGGAACGGCCTGGTACTGTCGGTGCTCCTTTTGGGCGGCATCGGCCTCGTGCTCCTGATCGGCCCGCTCTCCCGCGCCGTCCTGGTCGCACTCGGCCCGCTGCTCACCCGCCTTTTCCCCTCCGCCGGGCCGCTCTCGTCGGATTCGCTCCTGGGCAATCCGCGCCGCAGTGCCGGCACCATCATGGCCATGGCCCTTTCCCTCACCTTCGTGCTGGGGCTGGGGGGGTACATGGGTTCCACCCGGCTCACCATCGTACGCTGGATGGACGACATCCTCACCTGCGATCTCTTCGTGCGCGCCTCTGCCAACTTCTCGCGTCCCGACTTCCTCTACCCCGGCGCGGTGAAAGGCGAGATCCTGGCGCTCCCCGGCGTGCGCACAGTGGAGAGCTACCGCGCCATCAGGCCGCAGTTTCACGGCAGGCAGATCCTGGTCGGCTCGGTGGAGATGGACACCCTCATGCAGCGGGTGCGCTACGACTTCGCCCAGGGCAATCGCGATGCCATGCGGGAGGGACTCATAAACAAGGAGATGTGCGCCGTCACCGAGAATTTCCACGACCGCTTCGGCCTCAGCGTGGGCGACAAGGTGCCGCTCAACACGCCGGGCGGCATGGTGGAGTTTCCCATCGCCGCCGTCATCCGCGACTACTCCTCCGACCAGGGGGCCGTGTTCCTGGACCGCAAGGTCTTTCTCAGGCACTGGCAGGACGACCGGGTCGACATCTACGACGTCTCGGTGACGCCGGGGACGGACCCCGGCAGGGTGCGCGATGCCATCCGCGCCAAGCTCTCCGGCCGCTATCCCGCGCTCATCTCCACCCAGCGCGAGTTCAAGGACGAGATCGGCAAGGCCATCGACGCCTTCTACGCCGTCATGCGCATCACCGTGTTGCTGGCGCTCGGGGTCGCCTTCCTCGGCATCGTCACCTCGCTGCTCATCTCGGTGGCCGAGCGCACCCGGGAAATCGGGATCCTGAAGGCGCTTGGGGCACTCCCCGGGCAGATCGCGAGGAGCGTGGTGCTGGAGGCACTGGTGCTCGCCCTGGTGGGGCTCATGCTCGCGCTTCCCGCGGGCAACCTGTTCGCATCGTTCATGGAGGGGCCGGTAGCCAAGGCATTCACCGGGTGGGCCATGCCGCACCACTACCCGTGGGAGGTGCTGGGGCAGCTCTTGGTCGCCCTTCCCGTGGTGTCTTTCCTGGCCGCAGGGATCCCCGCCCGACAAGCGGCCGGGGTCAAGGTGACCGAGGCGATAGAGTACGAGTAG
- a CDS encoding ABC transporter ATP-binding protein has translation MLQLRDVVKSYDGKSTVTALAGITLSIAAGEMVAIMGPSGSGKSTLLNLMGGLDVPSSGQVLVAGTDLARQGEKERSLFRRAHVSYIFQAYHLMPTLRVRQNVALPLRLAGIPAKEAEARVERVLAEVGLEHRADHLPDELSGGERQRVAIARALVTDAPLLLADEPTGNLDSARGKEILALLRSIHGRRGTTIVMVTHDREAASACDRLIRLRDGLVEDDGAAPGGDR, from the coding sequence GTGCTGCAACTTAGAGACGTGGTGAAATCATACGACGGCAAATCGACGGTCACGGCCCTCGCCGGCATTACCCTTTCCATCGCCGCCGGAGAGATGGTGGCCATCATGGGGCCGTCGGGCTCGGGCAAGTCGACGCTGCTGAACCTGATGGGGGGGCTGGACGTGCCCAGTTCCGGCCAGGTGCTGGTGGCGGGGACCGACCTGGCCCGGCAAGGCGAGAAGGAGCGGTCCCTGTTCCGGCGCGCCCACGTTTCCTACATCTTCCAGGCCTACCACCTGATGCCCACGCTGCGGGTCAGGCAGAACGTGGCGCTGCCGCTGCGGCTTGCCGGGATCCCCGCCAAGGAGGCTGAGGCCCGCGTGGAGCGGGTGCTGGCCGAGGTGGGACTGGAACACCGCGCCGACCACCTCCCCGACGAGCTCTCCGGGGGCGAGCGCCAGCGCGTCGCCATCGCACGCGCCCTGGTCACCGACGCGCCGCTGCTTCTGGCCGACGAACCGACCGGCAACCTCGACAGCGCCCGCGGCAAGGAGATCCTTGCCCTGCTCCGCTCCATCCACGGCCGGCGCGGCACCACCATCGTCATGGTGACCCATGACCGCGAGGCAGCCTCCGCCTGCGACCGCCTCATTCGTCTCAGGGACGGCCTGGTCGAGGACGACGGTGCCGCACCGGGAGGTGACAGATGA
- a CDS encoding ABC1 kinase family protein, with translation MSAETTRKRGIEARAALLDLMPRQEEAARRRLAELVENVAAKRPPTTSFSRFWILGSLQAKVTCAYLAYWLRSRWADAEERERLKSETHLKAALELLGTMGYLRGAVMKLGQMLATFPDALPDEFARLLPALHFEAPPMHYAMVREVFLDEFGKEPHELFASFGKEAFAAASLGQVHRARLHTGELVAVKIQYPGIARTIESDLKNLRLLMQPMRLGEDWGNVVAKLAEVERVLLAETDYLAEASFAQTVRDSFTPGEGIVIPRVYHDYSTRRVLTTEHLEGVHLEEFLDSAPSQEMRDRYTYLMTVATMRMLYRTHWLLADPNPGNYIFMPDGRLGLVDFGCTRQLSEEEWQMQVEVEDALLRRDEEEMERLVVKASLYDSAEQMGRERLELIGRVIRWQLEPWLSDGIFDFGDEDFFRRGMDAMIEVTRKGFMRGMPVHIWTTRFILGARGVVYRLKGRCDFQEIYRRESGRGGEESTMTSRNEASPPPEGEGQGGGR, from the coding sequence ATGTCCGCTGAGACCACGCGCAAGAGAGGAATCGAGGCACGGGCAGCGCTGCTCGACCTGATGCCTCGCCAGGAAGAGGCGGCACGCAGGCGTCTGGCCGAGCTGGTGGAGAACGTCGCCGCCAAACGTCCCCCCACCACCTCCTTCTCCCGGTTCTGGATCCTCGGGTCGCTGCAGGCCAAGGTCACCTGCGCCTACCTCGCCTACTGGCTGCGCAGCCGCTGGGCCGATGCCGAGGAGCGGGAGCGGCTCAAAAGCGAGACCCACCTGAAAGCCGCGCTCGAGCTTCTGGGCACCATGGGCTACCTGCGCGGTGCGGTCATGAAGCTCGGGCAGATGCTGGCCACCTTCCCGGACGCCCTCCCCGACGAGTTCGCCCGCCTCTTACCGGCGCTTCATTTCGAGGCTCCCCCCATGCACTACGCCATGGTGCGCGAGGTCTTCCTGGACGAGTTCGGCAAGGAGCCCCATGAACTGTTCGCGAGCTTTGGGAAGGAGGCCTTCGCCGCCGCTTCGCTGGGTCAGGTGCACCGTGCCCGGCTGCACACCGGTGAACTGGTTGCGGTGAAGATCCAGTATCCCGGCATCGCCCGCACCATCGAGTCCGATCTGAAGAACCTGCGCCTGCTCATGCAGCCGATGCGGCTGGGGGAGGACTGGGGCAACGTCGTGGCCAAGCTGGCCGAGGTGGAACGGGTGCTCCTTGCCGAGACCGACTACCTGGCCGAGGCAAGCTTCGCCCAGACCGTGCGCGACTCCTTCACCCCCGGCGAGGGGATCGTCATCCCCCGCGTCTACCACGACTATTCCACGCGCCGGGTCCTGACCACAGAACACCTCGAAGGGGTGCATCTGGAGGAGTTCCTCGACAGCGCGCCGTCCCAGGAAATGCGCGACCGCTATACCTACCTGATGACCGTCGCCACCATGCGCATGCTGTACCGCACCCACTGGCTCCTCGCCGACCCCAATCCCGGCAACTACATCTTCATGCCCGACGGGCGGCTGGGACTGGTCGACTTCGGCTGCACCCGGCAGTTGAGCGAGGAAGAGTGGCAGATGCAGGTCGAGGTGGAAGATGCGCTGCTGCGCCGGGACGAGGAGGAGATGGAGCGCCTGGTCGTCAAGGCATCCCTCTACGATTCGGCTGAGCAGATGGGACGGGAACGGCTGGAGTTGATCGGCAGGGTGATCCGCTGGCAACTGGAGCCGTGGCTCAGCGACGGGATCTTCGATTTCGGCGATGAGGATTTCTTCCGGCGTGGCATGGATGCCATGATCGAGGTGACCCGCAAGGGGTTCATGCGCGGCATGCCGGTGCACATCTGGACCACCCGCTTCATCCTGGGGGCGCGGGGCGTCGTCTATCGGCTCAAGGGGCGCTGCGATTTCCAGGAGATTTATCGGCGGGAGAGCGGGAGGGGCGGCGAAGAGAGCACGATGACATCCCGAAATGAAGCGTCCCCTCCCCCGGAGGGGGAGGGCCAGGGAGGGGGAAGGTAG
- a CDS encoding TetR/AcrR family transcriptional regulator: MRISEQAKQLCRARILEKAAELFAARGFDQTTTRDIALAVGVAAGTMFNYFPSKETMAMTMVNEALAQGREEFLTRLDGGESLEEELFLLIGTELRRLRPLRPFLGPVLERSLSPFPRKSVCPEGETARQEHLECVRQIMLRHGFVTTPEDVAGTIYWSLYLGILASWTGDQSDNQESSRALIDYAIRTFVQMISGAHRGGDHVR, translated from the coding sequence ATGCGTATCAGCGAGCAGGCAAAACAGCTGTGCCGGGCCCGGATCCTTGAAAAGGCCGCCGAGCTCTTCGCCGCGCGCGGCTTCGACCAGACCACCACCCGGGACATCGCGCTCGCCGTCGGCGTCGCCGCCGGTACCATGTTCAACTACTTTCCCAGCAAGGAGACCATGGCGATGACCATGGTGAACGAGGCACTGGCGCAGGGACGGGAAGAATTCCTGACCCGGCTGGACGGCGGCGAATCGCTGGAGGAGGAACTGTTCCTGCTGATCGGCACCGAACTGCGCCGCCTGCGCCCCCTGCGCCCCTTCCTGGGGCCGGTGCTGGAGCGCTCCTTGAGCCCTTTCCCGCGCAAGAGCGTCTGCCCCGAAGGGGAGACGGCGCGCCAGGAACACCTGGAGTGCGTGCGGCAGATCATGCTGCGCCACGGCTTCGTCACTACCCCCGAAGACGTCGCCGGCACCATCTACTGGTCCCTCTACCTCGGCATCCTCGCCTCCTGGACCGGCGACCAATCCGACAACCAGGAGTCCTCCCGGGCCCTCATCGATTACGCCATCCGCACCTTCGTGCAGATGATCTCCGGCGCGCACAGGGGAGGCGACCATGTCCGCTGA
- a CDS encoding cytochrome c3 family protein — MIAIALGGMLLFEMGEANIYHQTSANHILTMAECLACHSEDSIRPVSVCLHDHCLYTNEHPVQRRYPPSATTREFAPVADILAAGCVLEDGKITCLSCHNLTRPAPHLIRDGDELCYICHRYLRSGS; from the coding sequence ATGATCGCTATTGCCTTGGGTGGCATGCTCCTCTTCGAGATGGGAGAGGCCAACATCTACCATCAGACCAGCGCCAATCACATCCTTACCATGGCCGAATGCTTGGCCTGCCACTCCGAAGACTCCATCCGGCCCGTTTCAGTCTGTCTCCACGATCACTGCCTCTATACCAACGAGCACCCGGTACAGCGCAGGTACCCGCCTTCCGCCACAACAAGGGAGTTTGCCCCCGTCGCGGACATCCTGGCGGCGGGCTGCGTTCTGGAGGACGGGAAAATCACCTGCCTGTCCTGTCACAACCTGACCCGGCCGGCGCCGCACCTGATCAGGGATGGCGACGAGCTGTGCTATATCTGCCACAGGTACCTGAGATCCGGCTCCTGA